The genomic region GGTGTTCGCACTCATGGTGGCTCCCGTGAACATGGTTGATCGAGCGGATGGACACGGCTGGCCCGGCGTCGCCCGAGACGGCCTGGGTCGCGTGGTGGAGAGGGGACGGAGAAGGGGGACGGGGAAGGGGTCAGGCGGTGATGCGTTCGAAGACCGCGGCGAGGCCCTGGCCTCCGCCGATGCACATGGTCTCCAGGCCGTAACGTGCCTCGCTGCGGTGCATCTCCCGGCTGAGCGTGGCCAGGATGCGGGCACCGGTGGCGCCCACCGGGTGGCCGAGCGAGACGCCGGACCCGTTGACGTTGATCCGCTGCTCGTGGTCCTTCTCGCCGAGTCCCAGCTCCCGGGTGCAGGCCAGGACCTGGGCGGCGAACGCCTCGTTGATCTCGATCAGGTCGAGGTCGGCGAGGGTGAGACCGGCACGGCCCAGGGCCGCGTGGGTGGCCGGGACGGGGCCGATGCCCATCGTCGCGGCGGGGACACCCGCGCGGGCGAAGGAGACCAGACGGACGAGCGGGGTGAGCCCGAGCCGTTCGGCGGTGGCGGCGCTGGTGACCAGGCAGGCGGCGGCCGCGTCGTTCTGTCCGCTCGCGTTGCCCGCGGTGACGGTGGCCTCGGGGTCGGACTTGGCCATGATCGGGCGGAGTGCGGCGAGTTGCTCGGCGGTGGTGTCCGGGCGGGGGTGCTCGTCGGCCGAGACGACCGTCTCGCCCTTCCTGGTGCGCACGGTCACGGGGACGGTCTCCGCGTCGTAGCGCCCCTCCCGCACGGCTCGCGCGGCGCGGGCCTGCGAGCGCAGGGCGAGGGCGTCCTGGTCGGCGCGGCTGATCCCGTACTCGCGGCGCAGGTTCTCGGCGGTCTCGATCATGCCGCCGGGCACGGGGTGGTGGATGCCGCCGGCGGTGACGCGGCCACGGGCCAGGGAGTCGTGGAGCTGGAGGCCGGGGCCCTTGATGCCCCAGCGGCCGTCGTGCGTGTAGTAGGGGGCGGCGCTCATGACGTCGACGCCGCCCGCGACGACGACGTCGCTGAAGCCGGCCCGGATCTGCATGGCCGCGTCGAGGACGGCCTGCAGGCCCGAGCCGCAGCGCCGGTCGGTCTGGACGCCGGTGACGGTCTCGGGGAGTCCGGCGTCCAGGGCGGCCACCCGGCCGATGGCGGGGGCCTCGGACGAGGGGTAGGCGTGTCCGAGGATCACCTCGTCCACCCGGTCCGGGTCGATGCCCGTACGGGCGACGACCTCGGCGATGACGCGCGCGGCGAGCGCGGCGGGCGTCTGCTGGGCGAAGGCTCCGCCGAAACGCCCGATGGGGGTGCGCAGCGGTTCGCAGATGACGACATCGGTCTGGTCGGGCACGGCGGAACACCTTTCGGCGGCTCGGGTGTGTGGGGTGACCTTCGCACTGGACCACTGAGTCGGTCCAATATCGAGTTACCGCACATTCAAGACGCCACGCGTCTCAATCGGACCCTCAGGGCGTGGGCAGGGCCTCCTCGGCGACCGCGAGTACCGCCCGGAGCGCGGCCGAGGGGTTGTCCGTGCGCCAGGCAAGCGCCGCCTGACGCCGGACGGGCGGGCCGGCGAGGGACCGGTAGACGAGCCCGTTCTGCTGGATGTGGCGGACGGAGGAGACCGTGAGCGTGACGCCGACCCCCGCGGCGACCAGGGCCAGGATCGTGTACGAGTCAGGGGCCTCCTGCACCACGCGCGGGTTGAAGCCGGTGGCCTCGCAGACCTGGACCATCGCGTCGCGCACCGTGGAGCCGGCGTTCGCGGGGAAGGAGACGAAGGGTTCGTCGGCGAGGATCCCGATCGGGATGCTCTCCAGGCGGGCGAGCGGGTGGTCCGAGGGCAGGGCGCAGAGCAGCTCCTCCTCGTCGATCACCCGGTAGGCCACTCCGGGCTGGGTGACCGGAAGCCGGACGAACCCCAGGTCGAGGGAGCCGTCGGCGACCCGGGACAGGGCCACGTTGGCGTAGGTCTGCCCCTTCATGGCCAGCTCGATCCCGGGGTGGGCGGCCCGCACGGCCCGGGTGAGCAGGGGAAGCGTCTCGTGGCTCGACGCCCCCGCGAAGCCGATGGTGACCCGGCCGTACTCCCCGCGGCCCGCGGCCTTGGCGGCGCGTACGGCGATGTCGAGGTCGTCGAGCACGGTCCGTACGGGTTCGAGGAAGGACTCCCCCGCGCTGGTGAGTCTCACCGAGCGGGTGTTCCGCTCGAAGAGCTGGACGCCGAGCTCCTTCTCCAGCTGCCGGATCTGCTGGCTGAGCGGGGGCTGTGCCATCTGGAGCCGCTTGGCGGCGCGGCCGAAGTGCAGCTCCTCGGCGACGGCGGTGAACGCGGTCAGATGACGCAGTTCCATGAGGACTTCCATTCATTAACCATGAGTCTTGATCCGACCTTAATTTGGTATTGGACAGCAATCAATGGCCGCTGACACGGTAAGGGCGACCAGCACGCACTCGCCCGAGGAGCACCGTGGAGCGGACGGATACGGCCGACGGGGCCGGCAAAGTCATGTCGATGAAGGAGGCCGTCGCCTCCTTCGTGCACGACGGGGCCACCGTCGGCATCGAAGGGTTCACCCATCTCGTCCCCACCGCCGCCGGACACGAGATCATCCGCCAGGGCCGCAAGGACCTCACCGTCGTACGGATGACGGCGGACATCGTGGTGGACCAGATGATCGCGGCGGGCTGCGTCTCGCGACTGGTCTCCTCCTTCGTGGGCAACTCGTCCGCCGGCTCGCTCGGGGAGCTGCGGCGCAGGATCGAGCGCGCCGATCCGGCTCCGCTGGCCTTCGAGGAGTACAGCCACTACGGGATGGTCTGCCGCTACCTCGCGGGCTCCCAGCGGCTGCCGTTCTACCCGCTGCGCAGCTACGGCGGCAGCGATCTGCCGTCCGTCAACAGCGATCTGCGCAAGGTGACGTCGCCCTACCCGGGGCCCGACGGGGAGCCGGAGCAGATCTACGTCGTGCCGCCCGTCAACCCGGACGTCACGATCATCCACGCACAGCGGGCCGACCGCCGGGGCAACACCCAGATCTGGGGGCTGACCGGCATCCAGGCCGAGGCGGTGTACGCCGCGGACAAGGCGATCGTCGTCGTCGAGGAGATCGTCGGGGACGAGGTCGTCCGCTCGGACCCCAACCGCACGCTCGTCCCGTCCCACGCCGTGGACGCCGTCGTCGTATGTCCGCGCGGCGCGCACCCGTCCTTCGCGCAGGGGTACTACGACCGCGACAACGCCTTCTACCGGGCCTGGTCGCACATCAGCAAGGACCCGGAGCGGCTGCGGGCGTGGCTGGACGAGTGGGTGTACGGAACGGCGGACCACGCCGAGTACGTCGACAAGCTGGGCGAGGACTTCTGGGCGGGGCTCGCGGTGGGCGAGGCGCTCAGCGAACCCGTGAACTACGGGCGGCGGCTGTGAGCGCGCCGCAGGGGAAGGAACGGACCATGACCGCCACCGCACCGGAGACCGTCACCTCGTCCGAGCTGCTCTCCGTCGTCGCCTCCCGCGAACTGGCCTCCCGCCGCACGGTGTTCGCCGGCATCGGCCTGCCGACGCTGGCCACCGAGCTCGCCCATCTGACCGTCGCGCCGCAGATCGAGGTCGTGTACGAGTCCGGGGTCTGCGGGGCGCACCCCTCGCACCTGCCGGAGACCATCGCCGACGCGGTACTCATCTCGGGCGCGGAGGCCGTGCTGTCGATGCCGGCGCTGTTCGGCTGCGTCCTCCAGGGCGGCCACATCGACGTGGGCTTCCTGGGCGCCGCGCAGATCGACCGGTGGGGCAACCTCAACACCTCCGTCATCGGCGACTGGGAGAGTCCCACGGTGCGGCTCCCCGGCTCCGGCGGCGCGATCGAGGTGATGGCCAACTCCCACGAGGTGTTCGTGGTGATGCGCCGTCACAATCCGCGCTCCTTCACGGAGAGTCTGGACTTCTGCACCACTCCGGGCCCCGACCGCGCGCTCGCCGAGGGCATCAGGCCGCTGGGCGCGGGAGTCACCCGGGTCATCACCGAACTGGGCATCCTGGCACGCGAGGGCGTCGGCGAGGAGCTGAAGCTGATCGCCGTCCATCCGGGTGTCACGGTCGGACAGGTCCGGGAGGCGACCGGCTGGGACCTGAAGGTGGCCGACGAGGTCGGCACCGTGCCGCCGCCGACCGCCGCGGAGCTGCGGCTCCTCCGGGAGGACGTCGACCCCGGCCGCGTCTATCTTCGCTGAGGGCACCCCCGATCCCGGGGAGCACCTCCCCGATCCCCACCCCGAGAGGACCGTAACTGCCATGCGTATCAGGATCGTCGGCGCCGGAGCCATGGGACGCGGCATCGCCCAGTGGGCGGCGGCCGGCGGACACACCGTAGAGCTGTGCGACGTCCGGACCGAGGCGGTGACGGCGGCGGTCGACTTCGTACGGTCCATGCTGGAACGCGCGGTGGAGAAGGGGCGGATGTCCGCCGGGGACCGGGACGCGGCCCTGGAGCGGCTGGTCCCGCTGGACGACCCGTGGGCGCCGGGCCCCGAGGTGGAACTGGTCATCGAGGCCGTCCGGGAGGACCTGGACACCAAGGCCGAGGTCTTCGGGAAGCTGGAACAGGCCCTGCCGGACTCCGCCGTCTTCGCCACCAACACCTCGTCCCTGTCGGTGACCCGGATCGCCGCGTCGCTCGGGGACCCGGGGCGGCTCGCGGGGCTGCACTTCTTCAACCCCGTGCCGCTGATGAGGATCGTCGAGGTCGTGCCGGGCGCCGCCACCCGCCCCGGGATCCCTCCGGTTCTCACGGAGCTGGTCGAGAGCTGCGGACACCGCGCGGTCACCGTCGCCGACACCCCCGGCTTCCTGGTCAACCACGCCGGCCGGGGGCTGGTGACCGAGGCCCTGGCGCTGCTGGAGGAGTCCGTCGCCGACCCTGCCGGCATCGACCGGATCGCCCGGGATGTCCTGGGACTGCGCATGGGCCCCTTCGAACTGATGGATCTCACCGGGCTCGACGTCACGGCAGCCGTGATCGACTCGATCTGGCAGGGCTTCCGCCACGAGGACCGGCTCCGCCCGTCCTACCTGACGCCGAACCGGGTGACCGCCGGCCTGCACGGCCGCAAGACCGGGCAGGGCTGGTTCGCGTACGGCCCCGAGGCGCCCGCCCCCGCCCCGGAGGCGCCGGTGACGGGTGACGCGGACCGTCCCGTGTTCGTGGCGGGGGGCGAGGGCGCCGAGGAGCTGCGGACCGCGCTGTCCGAAGCCGGTGCGGTGGTGGAGAGCGGTTCCGCGCCCTCCGGCCGCGCTCTGGTCCTCGTCCCGGTCTGGGGGACGACGGCGGCTGCCGCCGTCGCCTCGCAAGGGCTTCCCGCCGCACGGACCTTCGGCGTCGACCCGCTGGCCCCGGCGGGCAGTCGACGGGTCCTCGCCGTCACGCCCGCCTCCGATCCCTCCGCGGCGCGGGACGCGCGTGCCGTCCTGGCCCGCGCGGCGGACGGCGAGGGTCCCTGGGCCGTGTCGGTGGTGCGTGACACCGCGGGCTCGGTGGCGCAGCGGCTGCTCGCGTCGGTGGTGTCGGTCGCCGCGTCGATCGCGGAGCGCTCGCTGGCCACCCCGGCGGACATCGACCTCGCCGTCACGACGGGCCTCGGGTACCCGACGGGACCGCTGGCCTGGGGCGACCGGGTCGGCGCCGCGCGGATGCTGGAACTCCAGCGGTCCCTGCACGCCACGACCGGCGACCCGCGCCACCGGCCCACCCGCTGGCTCACCGAGCGGGCGCAGCTGGGCCTGGCGCTGACGGACCCGGGCACCTCGCCCGCCGACTGCGCCTGAGGCGGACGCCGGGGGCCGTGACCGTTTCGTACAAGACCTGGTCACGGCCCCCGCCGTACGGTCGTTCCATGACTCCACGACTCGACGCGATCTCCGTCGTCACCGCCGACATGGCCGCATCGCTCGCCTTCTACCGGAGGCTCGGGCTCGACATCCCCGCCGGGGCCGAATCTGCCCCCCATGTCGAAGTGGCCCTTCCGGGCGGGCAGCGCCTGCTGTGGGACACCGAGGACGTCATCCGCTCGTTCGACCCCGGCTGGACGGCTCCGAAGGGCGGTGAGCGCCTCGGCCTCGCCTTCCTCTGCGACAGCCCGGCGGAGGTCGACGCGGTGTACGCCGAACTGACCGCCGCCGGTTACGAGAGCGGCCTGGAGCCCTGGGACGCCGTCTGGGGCCAGCGTTACGCGGTCGTCCTCGACCCGGACGGCTGCGGGGTATCGCTCTTCGCCGCCAACCCCTCGTGACCCGTCGCGGCCAGATAGCCGCCGAGGGTCGTCCCGGCCAGGTCCCGCATCTCCCGGGCCAGGTGCGCCTGGTCCGTACAGCCCGCGGCGTACGCGGCCTCGGCGTACGGCGTTCCCGCCCGTACGAGGTCCAGGGCGCGCTGCAGCCTGAGGACCCTGGCCAGCGTCTTGGGCCCGTAGCCGAACGCGGCCAGCGAGCGCCGGTGCAGCTGGCGGGCGCCGAGCCCGACCGCGTGCGCGGTGGCGGCGACGGAACGCCCCTGCCGCAGCTGTGCGGCGACGGCCGCCGTGAGCGGGTCCGGGGGCTCGGTGCCGGCTGCCCGGCGCAGGGCGATGGCCTCCAGCGCGGCGGCCGGGTCGTCGGCCTCGCCGGTCCGCTCGGTGAGCCCGCGGACCTCGGGGCCCGGCCAGAGGGCGTCGAGCGCGACCCGCCGGTCGCGCAGCTCGTGCGCGGGGACGCCCAGGAGCGCGGGTGCCGTGCCGGGGGCGAAGCGGATGCCCGCGCAGCTGCCGGAGAGCGCCGCGGCGGGGGTGAACGCGTGGGTGTCGGGGCCTGCCACCAGGAGCCGCCCGCCGGCCCACAGCAGGTCCATGCAGCCGTCGGGCAGGACGGGCCGTGAGGGCTCGCGCGGCCCGGACCAGGTCCAGAGGACCGCGCCGCCGAAGCGCGATGCCCGCTCCTCGTACCGTGCGCCCATGTCACCAGGTTATCGGGAGAGCCCCCGGGTCCTCAGGGGGAATCCTTGTCCCGGTTCCCGTGCAGGCGGGACTTCACGTCGTCCGGGGGCAGGAAGCGTGACCAGCGCTCGGGGAATTCGGACGGCATGGACACGTCCTCCTCGTCGTCCTCGTCGGCGTACGCGTCCCAGTTCGCCGCCCGTGCCACGAGCTCCGCGGCCTGGGCGGCCTTGATCCGGTCACTGGCGGCGCGGGCCGCGGCGGTGGCGAGCGAGGGCCAGACATGGTCGATCGCCGCGTTCACGGCGGCGCCCACGAGCACGGCGAAGGCGGAGATCCCTATCCAGAGCAGGACCGCGATGGGCGCCGCCAACGAACCGTAGATGGTGGGGCCTTCCACCGTGCTCGTCAGATAGATCCGCAGCAGGAAGCTGCCCACGACCCACATCCCGAGCGCGACGAGCGCCCCGGGCACGTCCTCTATCCACGGCGAACGGACGGGGACGGACACGTGGTAGAGCGTCGTCAGGAACGCGATGGACAGCAGTATCACCAGCGGCCAGTACATGACCGCGAGCACCTCGGTGCCCCAGGGGACGAACTCCACCACCCGGTCGGGACCGACCACCAGCAGCGGCAGCACCACCGCGCCCAGCAACAGCGCGACCACGTACAGCAGGAACGCGAGCAGACGTGTCTTGACGATGCCGCGGTGGCCGTCGAGCCCGTACATCACGGTGATGGTGTCGATGAAGACGTTCACCGCGCGCGAGCCCGACCAGAGCGCGATCGCGAAACCGAGGGAGATGACGTCGGGGCGCGCGCCCGTGGTCACGTCGGCTATGAGGGGCTCGGCGATCTCCTTGACGCCCCGCTCGGACAGCACCGTCTGCACCGCGCCCAGGATGTTGCGCTCGATGGAGGCGACCGTCGTGGTGGACGTCCAGTCGTCGACGTAGCCGAGCAGGCCGATCAGGCCGAGCAGCAGCGGCGGCAGGGACAGCAGGGTGAAGAACGCCGCCTCGGCCGCGAGGCCGAGGATGCGGTACTCGATGCACGAATTGACCGTGTCCTTGAGCAACTGCCATGCCATCTGCCGCTTCGAGACGTTGCGGTAGAGGACTCGAGCCCGGTGGAGCCGACCCGGTGGCCGCTCGGGTGTTTCATTTGCTGCCTGCACCTCCTTACCGTATCGGCATGGCACCTAGCACCCACACAGTGACCAACCAGGTTCCGCCGCTGGTCGGCTATGACGTCTACGCGGCCGACCGCGCGCTGACGGAGGCCGTCGAGCGGCATCTCGCGCCCGGAATCCTCGACGAGGCCCGGGAGGAGCTCGGCGGGCTGGGCCGGTCCGCGGGCTCCGTGCAGGCCCAGGAGTGGGGCGCGCAGGCCAACGAGAACCCGCCGAAGCTGCGTACGCACGACCGCTACGGCAACCGCGTCGACGAGGTGGACTTCCACCCGGCCTGGCACCGGCTGCTGGGGCACGCGGTCACGGCCGGGCTGACGGACGCCTGGGGAAGGCAGGGCGGCCATGTCCGGCGAGCGGCCGGATTCCTGGTCTGGACGCAGGCCGAGGCGGGCCACGGATGCCCGCTGTCGATGACGCACGCGGCGGTCCCGGCGCTGCGGACCGACCCCGCGCTGGCCGCGGAGTGGGAGCCGCTGCTGACGTCGCACGTGTACGAGGAGGGGCTCCGGCCCGCGTCGCGGAAGGCCGGTGTGCTCTTCGGGATGGGCATGACGGAGAAGCAGGGCGGCACCGACGTGCGGTCCAACACCACCCGGGCCGAGCCGCTGGCCGGCGACGGGGAGTATCTGCTCACCGGCCACAAGTGGTTCTGTTCGGCCCCCATGTCCGACGGCTTCCTGGTGCTGGCGCAGGCGCCGGGCGGTCTGAGCTGCTTCCTCGTGCCGCGGGTCCTGCCGGACGGCGCCCGCAACGCGTTCGCGATCCAGCGCCTCAAGGACAAGCTGGGCAACAGGTCCAACGCCTCCGGCGAGGTCGAGTTCGACGGGACGTGGGCCCGCCGGGTCGGCGAGGAGGGGCGCGGGGTGCGCACCATCATCGAGATGGTGGCGGCGACCCGGCTGGACTGCGTGGTCGGTTCGGCGGCTCTGATGCGTCAGGGGGTGGCGCAGGCGATCCACCACAGCGCCCACCGCAGCGCTTTCGGCGGACTGCTGATCGAGAAGCCGCTGATGCGCAACGTACTCGCCGACCTGGCCCTGGAGTCGGAGGCGGCGACGACGCTCGCGCTGCGGCTGGCCGCCGCCTACGACGCGGACACGGAGGAGGAGCGGGCCTTCCTGCGGATCGCGGTGCCCACGGCCAAGTACTGGGTGACGAAGCGGTGCACCGCGGTGGTCGGGGAGGCCCTCGAATGCCTCGGCGGCAACGGTTACGTCGAGGAGTCCGGAATGCCCCGGCTGTTGCGGGAGGCGCCCCTCAACTCGATCTGGGAGGGCTCGGGCAACGTACAGGCCCTCGATGTGCTGCGGGCGCTGCAGCGTGAGCCGCAGGCGCTCGACGCCTTCCTCCAGGAGGTCGGGAAGGCGCGCGGCGCGGACCACCGGCTCGACGGGGCGATCAAGGATCTGCTGACGGAACTGGCCGATCTGGACGCCGTCGAGGCACGTGCCAGGCGGCTGGTGGAGCGGATGGCGCTGGTGCTGCAGGGCTCGCTGCTGCTGCGCTGGGCCCCGCCGGAGGTCGCGGACGCGTTCTGCGCCTCACGGCTGGGCGGGGACTGGGGCTCGGCCTTCGGGACGCTGCCGCACAGTCTGGATCTGGCCACGGTCGTGGAGCGGGCGCGGGCCCAGGAGGGGTAGGAATTCCGGCGGAACGGCGACAAACGACGGAGGGTGGTGCTGCGCCGACACGGCACCACCCTCCTCGCTTGTGCACCACCGCACGGCGGGTCTATGACTCCCCGCGCGGCGTTCCGCCACTCTCGTACGGTCTGCGGCCTGTTAACCAGAGTTGCAAAGGGTTGCAACCATTGCGTGGAGTACGAGCCAACGGGCACCCTGCACGGCAGGATGTGTCCTTCGGGCCGGGTTTCCCTCTTCCGGGACGGGCCCGTGTTGTGTTGGGGGGACCGTCATGGAAGCAGACCCTGTCGCGCGACCGCGGCCGGAAAACGCCTCGTACCCGGCGCTCACCGAGCGCTCGGTCCACCGCGCACGGGAGGCCCGGCTGGCGGGCGAGCACACGGCGGCGGTTCCGCGCGCCGAGATCGGCGCGTCCTGGGACCGTGTGCTGCGCAGCGGGATCGATCCCGAGCAGTCGCCGGAGAGCAGGCTGCTGGAGACCGACGAGATCGAGTACCGGCGCAGGGACACGGCACTCG from Streptomyces sp. QL37 harbors:
- a CDS encoding acetyl-CoA C-acetyltransferase, with product MPDQTDVVICEPLRTPIGRFGGAFAQQTPAALAARVIAEVVARTGIDPDRVDEVILGHAYPSSEAPAIGRVAALDAGLPETVTGVQTDRRCGSGLQAVLDAAMQIRAGFSDVVVAGGVDVMSAAPYYTHDGRWGIKGPGLQLHDSLARGRVTAGGIHHPVPGGMIETAENLRREYGISRADQDALALRSQARAARAVREGRYDAETVPVTVRTRKGETVVSADEHPRPDTTAEQLAALRPIMAKSDPEATVTAGNASGQNDAAAACLVTSAATAERLGLTPLVRLVSFARAGVPAATMGIGPVPATHAALGRAGLTLADLDLIEINEAFAAQVLACTRELGLGEKDHEQRINVNGSGVSLGHPVGATGARILATLSREMHRSEARYGLETMCIGGGQGLAAVFERITA
- a CDS encoding LysR family transcriptional regulator produces the protein MELRHLTAFTAVAEELHFGRAAKRLQMAQPPLSQQIRQLEKELGVQLFERNTRSVRLTSAGESFLEPVRTVLDDLDIAVRAAKAAGRGEYGRVTIGFAGASSHETLPLLTRAVRAAHPGIELAMKGQTYANVALSRVADGSLDLGFVRLPVTQPGVAYRVIDEEELLCALPSDHPLARLESIPIGILADEPFVSFPANAGSTVRDAMVQVCEATGFNPRVVQEAPDSYTILALVAAGVGVTLTVSSVRHIQQNGLVYRSLAGPPVRRQAALAWRTDNPSAALRAVLAVAEEALPTP
- a CDS encoding CoA transferase subunit A, with amino-acid sequence MSMKEAVASFVHDGATVGIEGFTHLVPTAAGHEIIRQGRKDLTVVRMTADIVVDQMIAAGCVSRLVSSFVGNSSAGSLGELRRRIERADPAPLAFEEYSHYGMVCRYLAGSQRLPFYPLRSYGGSDLPSVNSDLRKVTSPYPGPDGEPEQIYVVPPVNPDVTIIHAQRADRRGNTQIWGLTGIQAEAVYAADKAIVVVEEIVGDEVVRSDPNRTLVPSHAVDAVVVCPRGAHPSFAQGYYDRDNAFYRAWSHISKDPERLRAWLDEWVYGTADHAEYVDKLGEDFWAGLAVGEALSEPVNYGRRL
- a CDS encoding CoA-transferase; its protein translation is MTATAPETVTSSELLSVVASRELASRRTVFAGIGLPTLATELAHLTVAPQIEVVYESGVCGAHPSHLPETIADAVLISGAEAVLSMPALFGCVLQGGHIDVGFLGAAQIDRWGNLNTSVIGDWESPTVRLPGSGGAIEVMANSHEVFVVMRRHNPRSFTESLDFCTTPGPDRALAEGIRPLGAGVTRVITELGILAREGVGEELKLIAVHPGVTVGQVREATGWDLKVADEVGTVPPPTAAELRLLREDVDPGRVYLR
- a CDS encoding 3-hydroxyacyl-CoA dehydrogenase, with translation MRIRIVGAGAMGRGIAQWAAAGGHTVELCDVRTEAVTAAVDFVRSMLERAVEKGRMSAGDRDAALERLVPLDDPWAPGPEVELVIEAVREDLDTKAEVFGKLEQALPDSAVFATNTSSLSVTRIAASLGDPGRLAGLHFFNPVPLMRIVEVVPGAATRPGIPPVLTELVESCGHRAVTVADTPGFLVNHAGRGLVTEALALLEESVADPAGIDRIARDVLGLRMGPFELMDLTGLDVTAAVIDSIWQGFRHEDRLRPSYLTPNRVTAGLHGRKTGQGWFAYGPEAPAPAPEAPVTGDADRPVFVAGGEGAEELRTALSEAGAVVESGSAPSGRALVLVPVWGTTAAAAVASQGLPAARTFGVDPLAPAGSRRVLAVTPASDPSAARDARAVLARAADGEGPWAVSVVRDTAGSVAQRLLASVVSVAASIAERSLATPADIDLAVTTGLGYPTGPLAWGDRVGAARMLELQRSLHATTGDPRHRPTRWLTERAQLGLALTDPGTSPADCA
- a CDS encoding VOC family protein, coding for MTPRLDAISVVTADMAASLAFYRRLGLDIPAGAESAPHVEVALPGGQRLLWDTEDVIRSFDPGWTAPKGGERLGLAFLCDSPAEVDAVYAELTAAGYESGLEPWDAVWGQRYAVVLDPDGCGVSLFAANPS
- a CDS encoding AraC family transcriptional regulator, which translates into the protein MGARYEERASRFGGAVLWTWSGPREPSRPVLPDGCMDLLWAGGRLLVAGPDTHAFTPAAALSGSCAGIRFAPGTAPALLGVPAHELRDRRVALDALWPGPEVRGLTERTGEADDPAAALEAIALRRAAGTEPPDPLTAAVAAQLRQGRSVAATAHAVGLGARQLHRRSLAAFGYGPKTLARVLRLQRALDLVRAGTPYAEAAYAAGCTDQAHLAREMRDLAGTTLGGYLAATGHEGLAAKSDTPQPSGSRTTA
- a CDS encoding YihY/virulence factor BrkB family protein, translating into MQAANETPERPPGRLHRARVLYRNVSKRQMAWQLLKDTVNSCIEYRILGLAAEAAFFTLLSLPPLLLGLIGLLGYVDDWTSTTTVASIERNILGAVQTVLSERGVKEIAEPLIADVTTGARPDVISLGFAIALWSGSRAVNVFIDTITVMYGLDGHRGIVKTRLLAFLLYVVALLLGAVVLPLLVVGPDRVVEFVPWGTEVLAVMYWPLVILLSIAFLTTLYHVSVPVRSPWIEDVPGALVALGMWVVGSFLLRIYLTSTVEGPTIYGSLAAPIAVLLWIGISAFAVLVGAAVNAAIDHVWPSLATAAARAASDRIKAAQAAELVARAANWDAYADEDDEEDVSMPSEFPERWSRFLPPDDVKSRLHGNRDKDSP
- a CDS encoding acyl-CoA dehydrogenase family protein — translated: MAPSTHTVTNQVPPLVGYDVYAADRALTEAVERHLAPGILDEAREELGGLGRSAGSVQAQEWGAQANENPPKLRTHDRYGNRVDEVDFHPAWHRLLGHAVTAGLTDAWGRQGGHVRRAAGFLVWTQAEAGHGCPLSMTHAAVPALRTDPALAAEWEPLLTSHVYEEGLRPASRKAGVLFGMGMTEKQGGTDVRSNTTRAEPLAGDGEYLLTGHKWFCSAPMSDGFLVLAQAPGGLSCFLVPRVLPDGARNAFAIQRLKDKLGNRSNASGEVEFDGTWARRVGEEGRGVRTIIEMVAATRLDCVVGSAALMRQGVAQAIHHSAHRSAFGGLLIEKPLMRNVLADLALESEAATTLALRLAAAYDADTEEERAFLRIAVPTAKYWVTKRCTAVVGEALECLGGNGYVEESGMPRLLREAPLNSIWEGSGNVQALDVLRALQREPQALDAFLQEVGKARGADHRLDGAIKDLLTELADLDAVEARARRLVERMALVLQGSLLLRWAPPEVADAFCASRLGGDWGSAFGTLPHSLDLATVVERARAQEG